TCGGACGCATAGTGCCACCTCAGATAACTTCAACATCACGTAAACCATTATCAATTGCATTAGAAGAAATATATAACGGTGACATTATTGCCATGCCTTTAGAAGAGACGGAGCAAAGTGCATCTGATCTTTCAGAAATTGAAGCAGCTGGCGAAAGTTTTGAAGATATAGCAGCATTGATGTCAGAGGATTCTTCAGTTGATGTTGTGAGTGATGAAGTATCTAGTAGCGATATTGCTTAAATAGAATTTAATGTCTAAAACGAACTTACCACTTAAGGAAGTTCTATATGGTCGTAAAATAGTTCTTTGTGTAACAGCTAGTATTTCTGCATATAAATCAGTAAGTATTTTGCGGAAATTACGTAAACTTGGAGCTTTTGTAAGTGTAGCTACTACACCTTCTACAAAAAGGTTTATAGGAAGTCCAACTTTCTCTGCTTTAGCCAGCGAAGCAGTATTTGATGATCTTTGGACTAACCGTGGTTCAATTGCACATACTACTTTGGGTAAAAGTGCAGATTTAATTTTAGTTGCACCAGCATCTGCTTCTATAGTCTCAAAAATAGCAAATGGGACTTGTGATGAAATCGTCTCAGCAATATTGCTTGCTACACCAAAAGATACACCAATCCTATTAGCGCCTGCGATGCACGAAGAAATGTATGAGAATTTTGCTACTAAAGAAAATATTAAAAAATTAGAAGAGAATGGATATAATTTTATCGGGCCCGATATTGGCGAATTAGCTGGTGGCGATATTGGTAAAGGTCGTCTAAGTGATGAAGAAGTCATCGTCGAAAAAGTAATCCAATTATTAAATGACAGACCTCTAAAAAAGTTCGAAACACCCGAAACATTAATAACTGGTTTTCCTCATGTGTATGATGCCGAGTCAAATGTTAAAACATTAGGATCCATAAAAAGAAAGATATTGATAACTGCAGGTGGCACTCGTGAGCCAATAGACCCTGTACGTGTAATTACTAATCGTTCGAGTGGCAAAATGGGTCATTGTCTTGCTGAGGCTGCGTTGATTAGTGGATATGAAGTTATACTTGTTACAACATCGAACCTTGATAGCTCACTTGATATTTTACGAATTAATGTTGATACAGCAGATCAAATGAATGAGCAAGTAATGAAATATTTACAAGTGTGTGATGTAGTTATTATGGCTGCAGCTGTTGGTGATGTTAAACCAAAAAATTATTCAGCAACAAAATTAAAGCGCGAATCTGGTATCACTAATATAGAGGTGGAAGATAATATAGATATTGCTGGCGAGATATTAAAAAATAAGAAAAAGAATACAAAACTAGTATGTTTTGCTGC
The sequence above is a segment of the Acidimicrobiia bacterium genome. Coding sequences within it:
- the rpoZ gene encoding DNA-directed RNA polymerase subunit omega, with the protein product MDPAMEVMLENAGSKFTLVTLSSKRAREINDYYNQLGEGLGRIVPPQITSTSRKPLSIALEEIYNGDIIAMPLEETEQSASDLSEIEAAGESFEDIAALMSEDSSVDVVSDEVSSSDIA
- a CDS encoding bifunctional phosphopantothenoylcysteine decarboxylase/phosphopantothenate synthase; amino-acid sequence: MSKTNLPLKEVLYGRKIVLCVTASISAYKSVSILRKLRKLGAFVSVATTPSTKRFIGSPTFSALASEAVFDDLWTNRGSIAHTTLGKSADLILVAPASASIVSKIANGTCDEIVSAILLATPKDTPILLAPAMHEEMYENFATKENIKKLEENGYNFIGPDIGELAGGDIGKGRLSDEEVIVEKVIQLLNDRPLKKFETPETLITGFPHVYDAESNVKTLGSIKRKILITAGGTREPIDPVRVITNRSSGKMGHCLAEAALISGYEVILVTTSNLDSSLDILRINVDTADQMNEQVMKYLQVCDVVIMAAAVGDVKPKNYSATKLKRESGITNIEVEDNIDIAGEILKNKKKNTKLVCFAAETNNAIDNAKNKALKKLPDVMVLNDVSRDDSGFNSSTNKIWIGLKPEYDFVEYETMPKEEVAFSILGAIN